CAAACACTCATTAAATAATTACCAAAAAAATCTGTATAACAAattatacataaactaataattatataattaaaccaaaaaccgacaaaaaaaaagataaatctgGTAACTgataaattacaataaaaaaaatctcaaacaaACCCTAATACGAAAGTGATTTAGTTTTAgttaaaaatgtatatataaacctAATACTAATAGGTTTATTCAAACTTAAACGctagtataaaattatatacgtatatgtcaagaaatatatatttataatttaaattgtaaggTTTCCTCTCCCACTTAGGATAGCGttctaactatatatatataaacttatcACTGTAGCTGATAACAAGAGAAAATAATAACGTTAGTGTTCTAAAAACATAGTGAATTATAGAAAATGATTATgaagaagagaggaagagaagaaaaagaaaagaattcgTTAGGAAAGAAACAAAGAAGCATATATAGAAGAGATGAAGAATGGGGATGGATGAGGGGTAAATTGTTGGGAGTTGGAGGTTATGGCTGCTTCCGAAGCGATTATCCCCGGCGAAGCTCGTTCTAGACCACCACAATTTAAAGACTTCCCGTCACTTTTGGCCGTAAAATCGGCTCATCCAGGTTCTTCTTATGCCGACATCATAATGGAAAAGGTTGTTTATACGTCTTTGGGGTCCAGTCCTCACATCCTCAAGTTCTACGGCCACGATCATACATTTTCTGAAGAACATGATGGAAACTATGGCGGAATCATTTATAACCTGTTTTTGGAGAATGCCTTGGGTGGATCATTGAGTGGTTTGATCGAGAGAACAAAGGTTGGGTTGCTTGAGTCTCAAGCAAGAGTACACACTCGCTCTATTCTTAAAGGATTGGAGTTGATACACCATAAGGGTTTTGTCCACTGCGATATAAAACCATCCAACATTTTGATGGTTCATTGTGATGATGATAATCCTCATGGTGTGGATGGTTTGGTTGCCAAAATTGCTGATTTTGGTCTCTCTAAGAGAAGTAATGATGATTTTGAGAAACGAGTGAGAGGTACTTCGTTGTATCTGTCTCCAGAGAGTGTTTGCGAAGAAACTCAAGAACGAGGCCTCGACATTTGGGCTCTTGGGTGTGTTGTTCTTGAGATGTTGACTGGAAGTACGCCATGGGATGTAAATTTGGGGCAGGAAGAGCTGTTCAGCAAGATTTCTACTGAAACACCTTCTCTACCATCTTACCTTACTTCCACTGCTCAAGATTTTTTACTTGAGTGCTTCACCAGAGACCCCAATCAGAGACCTTCTGCTCAGATGTTGTTGAATCATTCGTTTGCTATGAAATGGGAAGAGGATTCCGAAGAAGAAGACCCAGAAGAAGAGGATTCTGAAGAAGAAGACCCAAAAGAAGATCCCAAAGACGACCTAGTAAAAGATCCCGAAGAAGAGGAAGATCCTGAAGAAGACCCAGAGGAAGATCCTGACGAAGACCCAGAAGAAGATCCCAAAGAAGAGAATCCTAAAGAAGACCCTGAAGAAGATCCCGAAGAAGACCCAGAGGAAGATCCTGAAGAAGACCCAGAGGAAGATCCTGAAGAAGACCCAGAGGAAGATCCTGTAGAAGATCGAGATCCCAAAGAAGAGGATCCTAAAGAAGACCCTGAAGAAGATCTCGAAGAAGACCCTGAAGAAGATCCCGAAGAAGACTCTGAAGAAGACCCTGAAGAAGATCCCGAAGAAGACTCTGAAGAAGACTCTGAAGAAGATCCCGAAGAAGACCCAGAGGAAGATCCCGAAGAATCCTGAAGAAGAGGATCCCGAAGAAGAAGCTGATCTTCACAATATGATCCTTGCTAGAAAAACCGAAAATTGCAGTAACCTACATAATACAGAAACTCAACTAAGTAAAGAAAAGGTGTCAAAGAAATTAATTACAAACATTGTAGTATTACACTCTTTGaaagaaaagtaaagttgtcATGTTATACCTTATTTAAAGTGACAATCTCGCCACCCTCACCATATCTTTTCAAAATGCTCTAcacacaaataaataaataacagcaAAAAATGTAATAAACGATGAATGTAATTGTGTTTAGAGTCTGAGAAATAAAAGTGACCATGCTTcagtaataaattatgcatgtaATAAGTGACTAAAAGACATTAATTAACAAGATATATTATAATACTATACTTGTACGATTAATTCACATATAGTTTCAGAAAGTTGTGGGAATAATGTTGTGCCAACTTAGTCAAATTGTATAATAAAGCTATAATTGATAAACTAATGCCTTTTGTTCATA
This Cannabis sativa cultivar Pink pepper isolate KNU-18-1 chromosome 6, ASM2916894v1, whole genome shotgun sequence DNA region includes the following protein-coding sequences:
- the LOC133039108 gene encoding mitogen-activated protein kinase kinase kinase 20-like, whose protein sequence is MAASEAIIPGEARSRPPQFKDFPSLLAVKSAHPGSSYADIIMEKVVYTSLGSSPHILKFYGHDHTFSEEHDGNYGGIIYNLFLENALGGSLSGLIERTKVGLLESQARVHTRSILKGLELIHHKGFVHCDIKPSNILMVHCDDDNPHGVDGLVAKIADFGLSKRSNDDFEKRVRGTSLYLSPESVCEETQERGLDIWALGCVVLEMLTGSTPWDVNLGQEELFSKISTETPSLPSYLTSTAQDFLLECFTRDPNQRPSAQMLLNHSFAMKWEEDSEEEDPEEEDSEEEDPKEDPKDDLVKDPEEEEDPEEDPEEDPDEDPEEDPKEENPKEDPEEDPEEDPEEDPEEDPEEDPEEDPEEDPVEDRDPKEEDPKEDPEEDLEEDPEEDPEEDSEEDPEEDPEEDSEEDSEEDPEEDPEEDPEES